A segment of the bacterium genome:
CCGCCCTGCGAGCTCCCTGTACGGCGCTACCACCCAAACGCGCGCGTCTGGCCCCATCATCGCGAACGCGGCTTCGTGGGCCGCGGCGATGCTTTTTCCGAACCGCCGCCCGCATACCGCCAGGCGGAAGCGCGCGCCGCTTAAATGTATTTGCATTTGCGCAAAGTGGGGGGCATATCCTGCCTCAAAAGCCACTCGGAGCAGGTTGCGCGGATTTTGAAATCGCTTTTGCAGATCCAAACGCGCGGCGCGGCATTCCGCATGGCCGCGGAAGCAAATTGATGTTTTCAATTCAAATCAGTCCCCCTGTCCCATCCAATCCTTGTAGTATTCGTCCGCCGGATGCGTATCCGCCAGTATCCGCAACATCGCCTTCTCCCAGGCGAGCAATCCATCGCTTTCTCCGTCTTCCCCGGACTTTTCGTACTGGTTCAGCGCCCTTGCAAGCGATGCTTTCTTCATCGCGACGTCTTCGATGATTTTGTACGAAGCGGTAATGTCTTTCATCGCGGTTTTTTCGATGAGCTCCTTGCTGAATGCCGCTTTGAGCAGCTTGCACCTGGCGATAACCGACAATTCGTCAATCGTTCGCGCGTCTTCCCCCGATTCCGCGGCGGACAACGCTTCGGACCGGCGGCTTGTCAATTTGCGCGCTCCGTCCCTATCACATTCCGGAATTTCCGAGGCGGCGAATCCGCCTACCATTCCGCAATCGCCGGTTTCCGCTCCAACAACGAATGCGGGTTTGCTTCCGCAAAGTCCCGCCGCCTCCGCCCAGCGTTTGACCGTGCTGTGGTGCAGTCCGAACCGCGCCGCGATCGCGCACGCGCGCGGGTATTCGCGGTAGGCTTCGACCACCGCCGCCCGAAGTTCGCCGTTGCCGGATTTCAGTTCCGCCATATTCATCACCCCGTTTAATTATACTGAATATATGTCAAGTATTTATAATTCGGGGAACGGACGGGTTGGCGGAGCCGCGCGCGGCCCGGTGGCGCTTGTTCCTGCCGGATTATTCCCGAACCGCAAACAAGGCGGCTTTGCTATAAATTACCCTTGCTCGGCGTGATCTTGATTTCGTCCACGCTGGCTTCGGGCGGAACCATTGCCGCCGCGAGAATCGCGGATGCGACGCTCTCCGGCGCAACCATGCCTCGCTTCGATATTTCCGGCGCCACTTCGTCCCAAATCTCGGTCGCGGTCGCGCCCGGTATCACTTCGGTCACGCGGATCCCCTTCTCCCGCATCTCTTTGCGCAGGACGCGGGTGAAAAGCGCCAGAGCCGCCTTCGACGCGCTGTAAGCGCCCCAACCCGGAAACGAAAGGCGGGACGAGATGCTTGTATTGACGAAAATATGGCCGCGGTTCTTTTCCAGATGCGGAATGGCAGCCTTTATCAGCACCAGCGCGCCTATGACGTTCGATTCGATCTGGCTGCGGAAGTCAGCGGGCGATGCGTCCTCGATGCGCGCTACTTTGGCGGTACCGGAGTTCGCGAACACCGCGTCCAGTCCTCCGAATCCAATTACCGTTTCTTCTACCAGCCGGGCCACCGCTTCTTCGCTTGACGAATCCGCCTGAAAAACGAGAGCGCGTCCGCCTTGGCGTTCGATTTGCTTTTCCAACGAATGCAGCGGCTCAAGCCGCCTCCCGAATCCCGCGACGTTCCAACCCGCGCCCGAAAACGCAAGCGCGGTCGCGCGGCCAATCCCCGTGCCCGCGCCGGATATCAGAATTGTTTTTTTCGCTTCGGACATGACGATGCTCACTACCGCCTGCCGTTCGGCCCGTAAACGAGCTGCAGGAATTCCGCGCGCGTTTCGCTGCG
Coding sequences within it:
- a CDS encoding SDR family oxidoreductase; translated protein: MSEAKKTILISGAGTGIGRATALAFSGAGWNVAGFGRRLEPLHSLEKQIERQGGRALVFQADSSSEEAVARLVEETVIGFGGLDAVFANSGTAKVARIEDASPADFRSQIESNVIGALVLIKAAIPHLEKNRGHIFVNTSISSRLSFPGWGAYSASKAALALFTRVLRKEMREKGIRVTEVIPGATATEIWDEVAPEISKRGMVAPESVASAILAAAMVPPEASVDEIKITPSKGNL